Proteins encoded within one genomic window of Actinoplanes octamycinicus:
- a CDS encoding HNH endonuclease family protein produces the protein MPPRNLLPLLLTATLLTGCQTVDAGSPTATPATTKTTTKATGNVRQQLDKLTVVTKTGSMAGYKREQFPHWDSTGKNCDTRDSVLERDGSKVKVSGCNVVAGTWKSFYDGKVLDSPTKVDIDHTVPLANAWRSGANKWTIEKREAFANDLDRPQLLAVSATSNRSKGDQDPSQWKPPARDAWCEYATDWVTVKSYYKLTVTQKEKDALDDMLGTC, from the coding sequence GTGCCCCCACGTAACTTGCTTCCCCTGCTCCTCACCGCCACCCTGCTCACCGGCTGCCAGACCGTCGACGCCGGATCACCCACCGCCACTCCCGCGACGACGAAGACGACCACCAAGGCGACTGGCAACGTGCGGCAGCAACTCGACAAGCTGACCGTCGTCACCAAGACCGGCTCGATGGCCGGCTACAAGCGCGAGCAATTCCCGCACTGGGACAGCACCGGCAAGAACTGCGACACCCGGGACTCGGTCCTGGAGCGGGACGGCAGCAAGGTCAAGGTGTCCGGCTGCAACGTCGTGGCCGGCACCTGGAAGAGCTTCTACGACGGCAAGGTGCTGGACTCGCCGACCAAGGTGGACATCGACCACACCGTGCCGCTGGCCAACGCCTGGCGCTCCGGGGCGAACAAGTGGACCATCGAGAAGCGCGAGGCGTTCGCCAACGACCTGGACCGCCCGCAACTGCTCGCGGTCTCGGCCACCTCGAACCGGTCGAAGGGCGACCAGGACCCGTCGCAGTGGAAGCCGCCGGCCAGGGACGCCTGGTGCGAGTACGCGACGGACTGGGTCACGGTGAAGAGCTACTACAAGCTGACCGTGAC